From a region of the Castanea sativa cultivar Marrone di Chiusa Pesio chromosome 10, ASM4071231v1 genome:
- the LOC142612127 gene encoding uncharacterized protein LOC142612127, translated as MEVSDLIARTKGISCQEIRLELPLRQTDTKSAKFILLAKLVTSKPINLNIVKGVAFKAWKPTYPLDIKRLDKEVFMLSFRHEADMNKVYLRRPWSIREGHLILKKWHPDLSWQEVSFSSSSFWVQVHNLPLLWRTEENLFKIGSKVGNVTEVDLIGDTGGAWKRFIKVRVEITIASPLIPGIFLPRPNKRDLWIGIKYERLANVCYNCGMLRHDQKGCQFETFLLPSPSGPMFRASGPWLRAENDECPPGLGLDKPHVSPNQYLAPPTTTVATTPSEAVPPSRSIRKGPTNHIQGTWEENASTDKDIVHGTTKVVEQSMIVGTMDKIFKTADLKVLSTAPDTSPIIQNSQFDYKIVVEAKGKAGGLCIMWKEGISASPVEFEKNLIAISEWLFVGFYGPPYYSKKKKAWVNLTGLLEAYQGPWAKGRWGSAAIKRRLDRGIANISWRLAFPKAVISHLGAIELDHTPIMLDTNPNEEFGHRPFRFEAAWLRDNNCIPVIEKAWNSKAGGSEFIKLYKKRRNNIDKIKKEDGSWIQDPKQIRQLFLENFKLQYTHEEVNFPSHLEHLLLPCITEDENENLLTIPSPEDIKATLFQMQDLKAPGPNRFPTLFYKQLWTTIGNDVIEAVTSFFRLGSMPREVNRSLIVLIPKVSNPSSVNNFRPISLCNVVYKIISKLLTSKLRPLLEKIISPTQSAFIPNRWIAENQVIIHELLHGFKTRKPKSGLMAIKLDLQKAYDRVNWSFIGAVLLHPGFNERFTN; from the exons AAAGGGAATATCCTGCCAAGAAATCAGACTAGAGCTCCCTCTAAGACAAACTGATACCAAAAGTGCTAAGTTCATTCTCCTAGCTAAACTCGTCACGTCTAAACCCATTAACCTCAACATTGTCAAAGGCGTGGCCTTCAAGGCCTGGAAACCGACATACCCACTAGACATTAAACGCCTGGATAAAGAGGTTTTTATGCTTTCTTTTCGGCATGAAGCGGACATGAACAAAGTCTACCTTAGACGGCCATGGTCAATCCGTGAGGGTCACCTTATCCTGAAAAAATGGCATCCAGATCTCTCTTGGCAAGAGGTGAGTTTCTCATCCTCATCCTTTTGGGTACAAGTCCACAACCTTCCACTCCTTTGGAGAACAGAGGAAAACCTTTTCAAAATAGGTTCAAAGGTTGGTAATGTCACTGAAGTGGACCTCATTGGAGATACTGGTGGTGCCTGGAAGAGATTTATCAAAGTAAGAGTTGAAATCACTATTGCTAGCCCACTTATCCCAGGCATTTTCTTGCCCCGACCAAACAAGAGAGACCTTTGGATAGGAATCAAATATGAGAGGTTGGCTAATGTCTGCTACAATTGTGGCATGCTGAGACATGACCAGAAAGGATGCCAATTCGAAACGTTCCTACTTCCCAGCCCTTCGGGGCCCATGTTCAGAGCCTCTGGACCCTGGCTCAGAGCAGAAAATGATGAGTGTCCACCTGGCTTGGGTTTGGACAAACCCCATGTCTCACCCAACCAGTACCTCGCTCCGCCTACCACCACGGTGGCAACAACACCCAGCGAGGCAGTGCCACCGTCCAGGTCGATACGCAAGGGCCCAACTAACCACATCCAAGGCACGTGGGAAGAGAATGCCAGCACAGACAAGGACATAGTACACGGCACAACCAAGGTAGTGGAACAGAGCATGATAGTGGGCACAAtggacaaaattttcaaaacagcTGACCTGAAGGTCCTATCCACAGCTCCTGACACGTCACCCATCATCCAAAACAGCCAG TTTGATTACAAAATTGTTGTGGAAGCAAAGGGCAAGGCAGGTGGGTTGTGCATTATGTGGAAAGAAGGAATATCTGCATCTCCTGttgaatttgagaaaaatttaattGCTATCAGCGAATGGCTTTTTGTCGGTTTTTATGGCCCCCCATATTactcaaagaaaaagaaagcctGGGTGAATTTAACAGGCTTGCTAGAGGCTTACCAAGGCCCTTGG GCCAAGGGTCGGTGGGGTAGTGCAGCTATTAAAAGAAGATTAGACAGGGGTATAGCTAATATATCATGGAGGCTGGCTTTCCCAAAGGCTGTCATCTCCCACCTCGGTGCCATCGAATTGGATCACACTCCTATCATGTTGGACACCAACCCAAATGAGGAATTTGGGCATAGACCTTTTAGATTCGAGGCAGCTTGGCTAAGAGACAACAACTGTATTCCAGTGATTGAAAAGGCCTGGAACTCAAAAGCGGGAGGATCGGAGTTTATAAAGCTGTATAAGAA AAGGAGAAACAATATTGACAAGATCAAAAAAGAGGATGGCTCTTGGATTCAAGACCCAAAACAAATCAGGCAGCTCTTCTTAGAAAACTTCAAGCTACAATATACTCATGAAGAAGTAAACTTCCCTTCCCATTTAGAGCATCTACTGCTTCCTTGCATTACTGAAGATGAGAATGAGAACTTGCTAACTATTCCCTCCCCCGAGGACATTAAAGCCACCCTATTCCAAATGCAGGATTTGAAAGCACCGGGACCTAACAGATTCCCAACTCTGTTTTACAAGCAACTTTGGACAACCATTGGTAATGATGTAATAGAAGCAGTGACCTCATTCTTTCGGCTGGGCTCAATGCCTAGAGAGGTAAATAGATCCTTAATTGTACTCATCCCAAAGGTTTCTAATCCTTCTTCTGTTAATAATTTCAGGCCAATTAGTCTCTGTAATGTGGTCTACAAAATTATTTCGAAACTCTTAACCTCCAAGCTTAGACCGTTACTTGAAAAGATTATCTCTCCAACTCAGTCTGCATTCATTCCCAACAGATGGATAGCAGAGAACCAAGTAATCATTCATGAGCTTCTTCATGGGTTCAAAACCCGTAAGCCAAAGTCGGGGCTCATGGCCATTAAGCTTGATCTCCAAAAGGCTTACGATAGAGTAAATTGGAGCTTCATTGGAGCTGTACTACTTCATCCGGGTTTCAATGAAAGGTTCACCAATTAG
- the LOC142612737 gene encoding uncharacterized protein LOC142612737 isoform X2 has protein sequence MERQRGDRFNGQQEPQHQNQQLSDHHSHHEQQQQHFNNSNYQVQDQQHLNNPNYHSNYHHHDQHFNNSNYQQHPPHHHNHHQHVNFEPNDSSSFGSGGFPPNSGAGGGYGSGSGSGSGSAYSVRKRGRHRGDTPDNVDGFGNVKLYVVPVSRTATEGDIRPVFEEHGNVVEVVILKDKRTGQQQGSCFVKYATVDEAERAIRSLNNQYTFPGEHAPLTVKYADRERERLGVVDKLYVGCLNKDASRMEVEEIFSTYGLIEDVYIVRDELKQSRGCGFVKFSHWEMALAAIKALNGTFKMRGCDQPLIVRFADPKKPKIGEPRGNHIFASTNFAPCSQEPFARNMLAPSLGNSMGGCIPNASYPLRPNSTSSLPHSVSQMEKQEPFMQQPFPPLQQPPSQLAQMQLQQTRTTQTSSQSSQLEGSEVQRHSHQTEKVEQQLSSQSPTVASNSTSPAVPLSPHTTASLECDWSEHTCPDGHKYYYNCVTRESRWMKPQEYSLHEYQLLKHQNLQNPSHQLQSSLPVLSSQQELDHVQLQSESSPVIGPTCA, from the exons ATGGAAAGGCAGAGAGGAGACCGATTCAATGGGCAGCAAGAGCCCCAACACCAAAACCAGCAACTCTCCGATCACCATAGCCACCAtgaacagcagcagcagcattTCAACAATTCCAACTACCAGGTCCAGGACCAGCAGCACCTTAACAACCCTAACTACCATTCAAACTACCACCACCATGACCAGCACTTCAACAATTCCAACTATCAACAACATCCCCCCCACCATCACAACCACCATCAACACGTGAACTTTGAGCCAAACGATTCGTCGTCGTTTGGCTCTGGAGGTTTCCCTCCCAATAGTGGCGCCGGTGGTGGATATGGTTCTGGTTCTGGTTCTGGTTCCGGTTCCGCCTATTCTGTACGCAAAAGAGGCCGGCATCGAGGAGATACTCCAG ATAACGTGGACGGTTTTGGTAATGTAAAACTATATGTTGTACCGGTTTCCAGAACAGCAACGGAAGGAGAC ATCCGACCTGTCTTTGAAGAACATGGAAATGTAGTTGAAGTTGTTATATTGAAAGATAAGAGAACTGGCCAACAACAAG GAAGTTGTTTTGTGAAATATGCAACGGTAGATGAAGCTGAAAGAGCAATTAGATCTTTAAACAATCAATACACTTTTCCTGGA gAACATGCTCCCCTCACAGTCAAATATGCAGATAGGGAACGGGAACGTCTTGGCG TGGTGGACAAATTATATGTTGGTTGCCTGAACAAAGATGCTTCAAGAATGGAAGTTGAGGAG ATATTTTCCACCTATGGTCTCATTGAAGATGTCTATATTGTACGAGATGAGCTGAAGCAAAGTCGTG GATGCGGATTTGTTAAATTTTCCCATTGGGAAATGGCACTGGCGGCAATCAAAGCATTAAATGGAACGTTCAAGATGAGG ggTTGTGATCAGCCATTAATTGTTCGTTTTGCGGATCCTAAGAAACCTAAGATTGGAGAACCAAG ggGTAATCATATATTTGCAAGTACAAATTTTGCTCCCTGTTCACAAGAACCATTTGCTAGGAACAT GCTAGCACCCAGTCTTGGCAATTCTATGGGAGGGTGTATTCCTAATGCTTCATATCCTCTGCGACCAAATTCCACAAGTTCATTACCTCATTCAGTTTCTCAGATGGAAAAGCAAGAACCTTTCATGCAACAACCATTTCCTCCCCTACAGCAGCCACCTTCACAGTTGGCTCAGATGCAATTACAACAGACACGAACTACACAGACAAGCTCGCAATCATCTCAACTAGAAGGCTCTGAAGTGCAGAGGCATTCTCATCAAACTGAAAAAGTGGAGCAGCAGCTGAGTTCACAG TCTCCAACAGTTGCTAGTAATTCTACCTCACCTGCTGTACCTTTAAGTCCTCATACAACTGCTTCTTTAGAGTGTGATTGGAGCGAACATACCTGTCCTGATGGACACAAGTATTATTATAATTGTGTCACTCGTGAGAGCAGA TGGATGAAGCCTCAGGAGTATTCCTTACATGAGTATCAATTACTGAAGCATCAAAACCTGCAAAATCCAAGCCATCAGCTTCAGTCCTCTTTGCCAGTTCTTTCAAGCCAACAA GAGTTGGATCATGTGCAACTGCAGTCAGAATCTAGTCCTGTTATTGGCCCAACTTGTGCTTAA
- the LOC142612737 gene encoding uncharacterized protein LOC142612737 isoform X1, with product MERQRGDRFNGQQEPQHQNQQLSDHHSHHEQQQQHFNNSNYQVQDQQHLNNPNYHSNYHHHDQHFNNSNYQQHPPHHHNHHQHVNFEPNDSSSFGSGGFPPNSGAGGGYGSGSGSGSGSAYSVRKRGRHRGDTPDNVDGFGNVKLYVVPVSRTATEGDIRPVFEEHGNVVEVVILKDKRTGQQQGSCFVKYATVDEAERAIRSLNNQYTFPGEHAPLTVKYADRERERLGVVDKLYVGCLNKDASRMEVEEIFSTYGLIEDVYIVRDELKQSRGCGFVKFSHWEMALAAIKALNGTFKMRGCDQPLIVRFADPKKPKIGEPRGNHIFASTNFAPCSQEPFARNMLAPSLGNSMGGCIPNASYPLRPNSTSSLPHSVSQMEKQEPFMQQPFPPLQQPPSQLAQMQLQQTRTTQTSSQSSQLEGSEVQRHSHQTEKVEQQLSSQSPTVASNSTSPAVPLSPHTTASLECDWSEHTCPDGHKYYYNCVTRESRWMKPQEYSLHEYQLLKHQNLQNPSHQLQSSLPVLSSQQVIQIEQELDHVQLQSESSPVIGPTCA from the exons ATGGAAAGGCAGAGAGGAGACCGATTCAATGGGCAGCAAGAGCCCCAACACCAAAACCAGCAACTCTCCGATCACCATAGCCACCAtgaacagcagcagcagcattTCAACAATTCCAACTACCAGGTCCAGGACCAGCAGCACCTTAACAACCCTAACTACCATTCAAACTACCACCACCATGACCAGCACTTCAACAATTCCAACTATCAACAACATCCCCCCCACCATCACAACCACCATCAACACGTGAACTTTGAGCCAAACGATTCGTCGTCGTTTGGCTCTGGAGGTTTCCCTCCCAATAGTGGCGCCGGTGGTGGATATGGTTCTGGTTCTGGTTCTGGTTCCGGTTCCGCCTATTCTGTACGCAAAAGAGGCCGGCATCGAGGAGATACTCCAG ATAACGTGGACGGTTTTGGTAATGTAAAACTATATGTTGTACCGGTTTCCAGAACAGCAACGGAAGGAGAC ATCCGACCTGTCTTTGAAGAACATGGAAATGTAGTTGAAGTTGTTATATTGAAAGATAAGAGAACTGGCCAACAACAAG GAAGTTGTTTTGTGAAATATGCAACGGTAGATGAAGCTGAAAGAGCAATTAGATCTTTAAACAATCAATACACTTTTCCTGGA gAACATGCTCCCCTCACAGTCAAATATGCAGATAGGGAACGGGAACGTCTTGGCG TGGTGGACAAATTATATGTTGGTTGCCTGAACAAAGATGCTTCAAGAATGGAAGTTGAGGAG ATATTTTCCACCTATGGTCTCATTGAAGATGTCTATATTGTACGAGATGAGCTGAAGCAAAGTCGTG GATGCGGATTTGTTAAATTTTCCCATTGGGAAATGGCACTGGCGGCAATCAAAGCATTAAATGGAACGTTCAAGATGAGG ggTTGTGATCAGCCATTAATTGTTCGTTTTGCGGATCCTAAGAAACCTAAGATTGGAGAACCAAG ggGTAATCATATATTTGCAAGTACAAATTTTGCTCCCTGTTCACAAGAACCATTTGCTAGGAACAT GCTAGCACCCAGTCTTGGCAATTCTATGGGAGGGTGTATTCCTAATGCTTCATATCCTCTGCGACCAAATTCCACAAGTTCATTACCTCATTCAGTTTCTCAGATGGAAAAGCAAGAACCTTTCATGCAACAACCATTTCCTCCCCTACAGCAGCCACCTTCACAGTTGGCTCAGATGCAATTACAACAGACACGAACTACACAGACAAGCTCGCAATCATCTCAACTAGAAGGCTCTGAAGTGCAGAGGCATTCTCATCAAACTGAAAAAGTGGAGCAGCAGCTGAGTTCACAG TCTCCAACAGTTGCTAGTAATTCTACCTCACCTGCTGTACCTTTAAGTCCTCATACAACTGCTTCTTTAGAGTGTGATTGGAGCGAACATACCTGTCCTGATGGACACAAGTATTATTATAATTGTGTCACTCGTGAGAGCAGA TGGATGAAGCCTCAGGAGTATTCCTTACATGAGTATCAATTACTGAAGCATCAAAACCTGCAAAATCCAAGCCATCAGCTTCAGTCCTCTTTGCCAGTTCTTTCAAGCCAACAAGTAATTCAGATAGAACAG GAGTTGGATCATGTGCAACTGCAGTCAGAATCTAGTCCTGTTATTGGCCCAACTTGTGCTTAA
- the LOC142612737 gene encoding flowering time control protein FCA-like isoform X3 — MERQRGDRFNGQQEPQHQNQQLSDHHSHHEQQQQHFNNSNYQVQDQQHLNNPNYHSNYHHHDQHFNNSNYQQHPPHHHNHHQHVNFEPNDSSSFGSGGFPPNSGAGGGYGSGSGSGSGSAYSVRKRGRHRGDTPDNVDGFGNVKLYVVPVSRTATEGDIRPVFEEHGNVVEVVILKDKRTGQQQGSCFVKYATVDEAERAIRSLNNQYTFPGEHAPLTVKYADRERERLGVVDKLYVGCLNKDASRMEVEEIFSTYGLIEDVYIVRDELKQSRGCGFVKFSHWEMALAAIKALNGTFKMRGCDQPLIVRFADPKKPKIGEPRGNHIFASTNFAPCSQEPFARNMLAPSLGNSMGGCIPNASYPLRPNSTSSLPHSVSQMEKQEPFMQQPFPPLQQPPSQLAQMQLQQTRTTQTSSQSSQLEGSEVQRHSHQTEKVEQQLSSQELDHVQLQSESSPVIGPTCA, encoded by the exons ATGGAAAGGCAGAGAGGAGACCGATTCAATGGGCAGCAAGAGCCCCAACACCAAAACCAGCAACTCTCCGATCACCATAGCCACCAtgaacagcagcagcagcattTCAACAATTCCAACTACCAGGTCCAGGACCAGCAGCACCTTAACAACCCTAACTACCATTCAAACTACCACCACCATGACCAGCACTTCAACAATTCCAACTATCAACAACATCCCCCCCACCATCACAACCACCATCAACACGTGAACTTTGAGCCAAACGATTCGTCGTCGTTTGGCTCTGGAGGTTTCCCTCCCAATAGTGGCGCCGGTGGTGGATATGGTTCTGGTTCTGGTTCTGGTTCCGGTTCCGCCTATTCTGTACGCAAAAGAGGCCGGCATCGAGGAGATACTCCAG ATAACGTGGACGGTTTTGGTAATGTAAAACTATATGTTGTACCGGTTTCCAGAACAGCAACGGAAGGAGAC ATCCGACCTGTCTTTGAAGAACATGGAAATGTAGTTGAAGTTGTTATATTGAAAGATAAGAGAACTGGCCAACAACAAG GAAGTTGTTTTGTGAAATATGCAACGGTAGATGAAGCTGAAAGAGCAATTAGATCTTTAAACAATCAATACACTTTTCCTGGA gAACATGCTCCCCTCACAGTCAAATATGCAGATAGGGAACGGGAACGTCTTGGCG TGGTGGACAAATTATATGTTGGTTGCCTGAACAAAGATGCTTCAAGAATGGAAGTTGAGGAG ATATTTTCCACCTATGGTCTCATTGAAGATGTCTATATTGTACGAGATGAGCTGAAGCAAAGTCGTG GATGCGGATTTGTTAAATTTTCCCATTGGGAAATGGCACTGGCGGCAATCAAAGCATTAAATGGAACGTTCAAGATGAGG ggTTGTGATCAGCCATTAATTGTTCGTTTTGCGGATCCTAAGAAACCTAAGATTGGAGAACCAAG ggGTAATCATATATTTGCAAGTACAAATTTTGCTCCCTGTTCACAAGAACCATTTGCTAGGAACAT GCTAGCACCCAGTCTTGGCAATTCTATGGGAGGGTGTATTCCTAATGCTTCATATCCTCTGCGACCAAATTCCACAAGTTCATTACCTCATTCAGTTTCTCAGATGGAAAAGCAAGAACCTTTCATGCAACAACCATTTCCTCCCCTACAGCAGCCACCTTCACAGTTGGCTCAGATGCAATTACAACAGACACGAACTACACAGACAAGCTCGCAATCATCTCAACTAGAAGGCTCTGAAGTGCAGAGGCATTCTCATCAAACTGAAAAAGTGGAGCAGCAGCTGAGTTCACAG GAGTTGGATCATGTGCAACTGCAGTCAGAATCTAGTCCTGTTATTGGCCCAACTTGTGCTTAA